In the Helicobacter pylori genome, one interval contains:
- a CDS encoding outer membrane beta-barrel protein: MIKRIACILSLSTSLALAGEVNGFFMGAGYQQGRYGPYNSNYSDWRHGNDLYGLNFKLGFVGFANKWFGARVYGFLDWFNTSGTEHTKTNLLTYGGGGDLIVNLIPLDKFALGLIGGVQLAGNTWMFPYDVNQTRFQFLWNLGGRMRVGDRSAFEAGVKFPMVNQGSKDVGLIRYYSWYVDYVFTF; encoded by the coding sequence ATGATTAAAAGAATTGCTTGTATTTTAAGCTTGAGCACGAGTTTAGCGCTGGCTGGCGAAGTGAATGGGTTTTTCATGGGTGCGGGTTATCAGCAAGGTCGTTATGGTCCTTATAACAGCAATTACTCTGATTGGCGCCATGGCAATGATCTTTATGGTTTGAATTTCAAATTAGGTTTTGTAGGCTTTGCCAATAAATGGTTTGGGGCTAGGGTGTATGGCTTTTTAGATTGGTTTAACACTTCAGGGACTGAACACACCAAAACCAATTTGCTCACCTATGGTGGCGGTGGCGATTTGATTGTCAATCTCATTCCTTTGGATAAATTCGCTCTAGGTCTCATTGGTGGCGTTCAATTAGCCGGAAACACTTGGATGTTCCCTTATGATGTCAATCAAACGAGATTCCAGTTCTTATGGAATTTAGGCGGAAGAATGCGCGTTGGGGATCGCAGCGCGTTTGAAGCGGGCGTGAAATTCCCTATGGTTAATCAGGGCAGCAAAGATGTGGGGCTTATCCGCTACTATTCTTGGTATGTGGATTATGTCTTTACTTTTTAA
- the modA gene encoding molybdate ABC transporter substrate-binding protein, with translation MKNTFKAFAFLIVFFSSALLAQDLKIAAAANLTHALKALVKEFQKEHPKDTVNISFNSSGKLYAQITQNAPFDLFISADVARPKKLYEEKITPFKEEVYAKGVLVLWSENLKMDSLEILKDPKIKYIAMANPKLAPYGKASMEVLDHLKLASSLKSKIIYGASISQAHQFVATKNAQIGFGALSLMDKKDKNLSYFIIDKALYNPIEQALITTKNGANNPLAKVFKDFLFSPKARAIFKEYGYIVD, from the coding sequence ATGAAAAATACTTTCAAGGCGTTTGCCTTTTTAATCGTATTTTTTTCAAGTGCTCTGTTGGCACAGGATTTAAAAATCGCTGCTGCTGCTAATCTCACGCACGCTTTAAAAGCCCTTGTTAAAGAATTTCAAAAAGAACACCCCAAAGACACTGTTAATATTAGCTTTAATTCTTCAGGAAAACTCTACGCTCAAATCACTCAAAACGCCCCTTTTGATTTATTCATTTCAGCAGATGTTGCCAGGCCTAAAAAGCTTTATGAAGAAAAAATAACCCCTTTTAAAGAAGAAGTCTATGCTAAAGGCGTGTTGGTTTTGTGGAGCGAAAATCTAAAAATGGATTCTTTAGAAATTCTTAAAGACCCTAAAATTAAATATATCGCTATGGCTAATCCTAAACTAGCCCCCTATGGAAAAGCCAGCATGGAAGTCTTAGATCATTTAAAGCTCGCTTCCAGTCTTAAATCTAAAATCATTTATGGCGCTTCTATTTCTCAAGCCCATCAATTTGTCGCTACTAAAAACGCTCAAATAGGCTTTGGAGCGTTATCCTTGATGGATAAAAAAGATAAAAATCTCTCTTATTTCATCATTGATAAAGCCCTTTATAACCCTATTGAACAAGCCTTGATCACCACTAAAAATGGGGCTAATAACCCTTTAGCCAAAGTTTTTAAAGATTTTTTATTCAGCCCTAAAGCTAGAGCTATCTTTAAAGAATACGGCTATATTGTGGATTGA
- a CDS encoding sulfate/molybdate ABC transporter ATP-binding protein, translating into MIKARFKKRLLGSRGAFDLNIDLEIKEAEVAALLGESGAGKSTILRILAGLEAVSSGYIEANRSVWLDTQKKIFLKPQQRKIGFVFQDYALFPHLNVYQNIAFAHPKDKNKFHEVLRLMRLENLIQQKISQLSGGQAQRVALARALIAAKNLLLLDEPLNALDNTLKNEVQQGLLDFIKRENLSVLLVSHNPNEIIKLAQTFLFLNNGVIDPNQENRLFSNRLWVKPLFEDENYCHYEIIPQTISLPKDCLNPTFELDFNQNKKF; encoded by the coding sequence ATGATAAAAGCGCGGTTTAAAAAACGCCTTTTAGGATCTAGGGGCGCGTTTGATTTGAATATAGACTTAGAAATTAAAGAAGCAGAAGTTGCCGCTTTATTAGGAGAATCGGGAGCGGGTAAAAGCACGATTTTACGCATTTTAGCAGGGCTTGAAGCGGTGAGTAGCGGCTATATTGAAGCCAATCGTTCAGTGTGGCTAGACACTCAAAAAAAGATTTTTTTAAAACCACAACAACGAAAAATCGGCTTTGTGTTTCAAGATTACGCTCTATTCCCTCATTTAAATGTGTATCAAAACATCGCCTTTGCTCACCCTAAAGATAAAAATAAATTCCACGAAGTGTTACGCTTAATGCGTTTAGAAAATCTAATCCAGCAAAAAATTTCTCAACTCTCTGGCGGGCAAGCCCAACGAGTCGCTTTAGCAAGAGCTTTAATCGCAGCCAAAAATCTATTGCTTTTAGATGAGCCTTTAAACGCCCTAGATAATACCTTAAAAAACGAGGTGCAACAAGGTTTGCTTGATTTTATCAAGCGTGAAAATTTAAGCGTGTTATTGGTGAGTCATAACCCAAACGAAATAATCAAACTCGCGCAAACTTTCCTCTTTTTAAACAATGGCGTTATTGATCCTAATCAAGAAAATCGGCTTTTTTCAAACCGCTTATGGGTAAAACCTCTCTTTGAAGATGAAAATTATTGCCATTATGAGATCATTCCTCAAACGATCAGTTTGCCCAAAGATTGTCTGAACCCAACTTTTGAGCTTGATTTCAATCAAAACAAAAAATTTTAG
- the gltX gene encoding glutamate--tRNA ligase: MSLIVTRFAPSPTGYLHIGGLRTAIFNYLFARANQGKFFLRIEDTDLSRNSIEAANAIIEAFKWVGLEYDGEILYQSKRFEIYKEYIQKLLDEDKAYYCYMSKEELDALREEQKARKETPRYDNRYRDFKGTPPKGIEPVVRIKVPQNEIIVFNDGVKGEVRVNTHELDDFIIARSDGTPTYNFVVTIDDALMGITDVIRGDDHLSNTPKQIVLYKALNFKIPNFFHVPMILNEEGQKLSKRHGATNVMDYQERGYLKEALVNFLARLGWSYQDKEIFSMQELLECFDPKDLNSSPSCFSWHKLNWLNAHYLKNQSTQELLKLLKPFSFSDLSHLNPDQLDRLLDALKERSQTLKELALKIDEVLIAPIEYEEKVFKKLNQALVMPLLEKFKLELNTANFNDESALENAMHQIIEEEKIKAGSFMQPLRLALLGKGGGIGLKEALFILGKTESVKRIEAFLKS; encoded by the coding sequence ATGAGTTTGATCGTTACGCGCTTCGCCCCGTCGCCCACTGGCTACCTCCACATAGGAGGTTTAAGAACAGCCATTTTCAATTATCTTTTTGCACGAGCCAATCAAGGAAAATTTTTTTTACGCATTGAAGACACGGATTTGAGCCGTAACTCCATAGAAGCGGCTAACGCCATTATAGAGGCTTTCAAATGGGTGGGGCTAGAATACGATGGCGAAATCCTCTATCAATCCAAACGCTTTGAAATTTATAAAGAATACATTCAAAAACTCTTAGATGAAGACAAAGCCTATTATTGTTACATGAGTAAAGAAGAGTTGGACGCTTTGAGAGAAGAACAAAAAGCTAGGAAAGAAACCCCACGCTATGACAATCGTTATCGTGATTTTAAAGGCACGCCCCCTAAAGGCATAGAGCCTGTGGTAAGGATTAAAGTCCCACAAAATGAAATCATTGTTTTTAATGACGGGGTTAAAGGCGAAGTGAGAGTGAACACTCACGAATTAGACGATTTTATTATCGCCAGGAGCGATGGGACGCCCACTTATAATTTTGTGGTTACCATTGATGACGCTTTAATGGGGATTACTGATGTGATTAGAGGCGATGATCACCTTTCTAACACCCCTAAACAAATCGTTCTCTATAAGGCTTTGAATTTTAAAATCCCTAATTTTTTCCATGTGCCAATGATTTTGAACGAAGAAGGGCAAAAATTAAGCAAACGCCATGGGGCCACTAATGTGATGGACTATCAAGAAAGGGGCTATCTTAAGGAAGCTTTAGTGAATTTTTTAGCGCGTTTGGGGTGGAGCTATCAAGATAAAGAGATTTTTAGCATGCAAGAATTATTGGAATGTTTTGACCCTAAAGATTTAAATTCTTCGCCCAGTTGCTTTAGCTGGCACAAGCTTAATTGGCTCAACGCTCATTATCTCAAAAACCAAAGCACGCAGGAATTATTAAAGCTTTTAAAGCCTTTTAGTTTTAGCGATCTCTCGCATTTAAACCCCGATCAATTGGATCGCTTGTTGGACGCTCTCAAAGAAAGATCCCAAACCTTAAAAGAATTAGCCCTTAAAATAGATGAGGTTTTAATTGCTCCTATAGAGTATGAAGAAAAGGTTTTTAAAAAACTCAATCAAGCGCTCGTTATGCCCTTGTTAGAAAAGTTTAAGCTGGAATTAAATACAGCCAATTTCAACGATGAAAGCGCGCTAGAAAACGCCATGCACCAAATCATTGAAGAAGAAAAGATTAAAGCGGGTAGCTTCATGCAGCCTTTAAGATTAGCCCTTTTGGGTAAGGGGGGCGGGATAGGCCTTAAAGAAGCGCTTTTTATTTTAGGCAAAACAGAGAGCGTCAAAAGAATAGAGGCATTTTTGAAAAGCTAA
- the hopJ gene encoding Hop family outer membrane protein HopJ/HopK, whose amino-acid sequence MQFQKTLFSLSLLFLSCCIAEENGAYASVGFEYSISHAVEHNNPFLNQERIQTISDAQNQIYKLNQVKNEITNMPNTFNYINNALKNDAKLTPTEKQAEQYYLQSTLQNIEKIVMLSGGIASNPKLAQALEKMQEPITNPLELAENLKNLELQFTQSQNRMLSSLSSQIAQISNSLNALDPSSYSKNISSMYGVSLSVGYKHFFTKKKNQGFRYYLFYDYGYTNFGFVGNGFDGLGKMNNHLYGLGIDYLFNFIDNVQKHSSVGFYVGFALAGSSWVGSGLSMWVSQTGFINNYLTDYQAKMHTSFFQIPLNFGVRVNVNRHNGFEMGLKIPLAVNSFYETHGKGLNTSLFFKRLVVFNVSYVYSF is encoded by the coding sequence ATGCAATTTCAAAAAACCTTATTTTCTTTATCTTTATTATTTTTATCTTGTTGTATCGCTGAAGAAAATGGGGCGTATGCGAGCGTGGGGTTTGAATATTCTATCAGTCATGCCGTTGAGCATAATAATCCCTTTTTGAATCAAGAACGCATCCAAACGATTTCTGACGCTCAAAACCAAATCTATAAACTCAATCAAGTCAAAAATGAAATCACAAACATGCCCAACACCTTTAATTACATCAACAACGCTTTGAAAAACGATGCTAAATTAACCCCCACTGAAAAGCAAGCCGAACAATACTACCTCCAATCCACCCTTCAAAACATTGAAAAAATAGTCATGCTTAGCGGTGGAATTGCATCTAACCCTAAATTAGCCCAAGCGTTAGAAAAAATGCAAGAACCCATTACTAACCCTTTAGAATTGGCAGAAAACTTAAAAAATTTAGAATTGCAATTCACTCAATCTCAAAACCGCATGCTTTCTTCTTTATCTTCTCAAATCGCTCAAATTTCAAATTCCTTAAACGCGCTGGATCCTAGCTCTTATTCTAAAAACATTTCAAGCATGTATGGGGTGAGTTTGAGCGTAGGGTATAAGCATTTCTTCACCAAGAAAAAAAATCAAGGGTTTCGCTATTATTTGTTCTATGACTATGGTTACACTAATTTTGGTTTTGTGGGCAATGGCTTTGATGGTTTAGGCAAAATGAATAACCACCTCTATGGGCTTGGCATAGACTACCTTTTTAATTTCATTGATAATGTGCAAAAACATTCTAGCGTGGGTTTTTATGTGGGCTTTGCTTTAGCGGGGAGTTCGTGGGTAGGGAGTGGTTTAAGCATGTGGGTGAGTCAAACGGGTTTTATCAACAATTACTTGACTGATTATCAGGCTAAAATGCACACGAGTTTTTTTCAAATCCCTTTGAATTTTGGGGTTCGTGTGAATGTCAATAGGCACAATGGCTTTGAAATGGGCTTGAAAATCCCTTTAGCGGTCAATTCCTTTTATGAAACGCATGGCAAAGGGTTAAACACTTCCCTCTTTTTCAAACGCCTTGTGGTGTTTAATGTGAGTTATGTTTATAGTTTTTAG
- a CDS encoding class I SAM-dependent methyltransferase yields the protein MPSNALLIEEIAHLINVSHSSVHNWIKTNLLEKLEIDHKIYVKTSSFLDFCRNHLGKNKLNKYANKSLKGAHNHQELILKYLKILENSSDLEKLDSHYEEELSNTTRNLEGIYYTPNRIVEQLFTLPKDFDTSQAIFCDPAVGSGNFIMHALKLGFKVENIYGYDTDAFAVALTKKRIKERYRLDCPNIMQKDFLNLKHTPQFDCIFTNPPWGKKYNQNQKENFKQKFNLSQSLDSASLFFVASLNCLKENAHLGLLLPESCLNIDAFKKMREMALKFQIRSLIDFDKPFKNLMTKAVGLVLKKTPNKDQKISCFYQNSKFKRSSSSFFNNPKKIFNIHCSSKENKILDHLFSIPHITLKNNAHFALGIVTGNNKEKLRSKQEKNTIPIFRGSDILKDGLKAPSQFINADLKDCQQVAPLSLYQAREKIVYKFISSKLVFFYDNEQRLFLNSANMFVLKENFPISANALKELLNSDLMQFIFESLFKTHKILRKDLECLPLFAQFINNSFDEKFYLKNLGIEKKDSKHFTIRKNHACCLSFGFRG from the coding sequence ATGCCTTCAAACGCTCTTTTGATTGAAGAAATCGCTCATTTAATCAATGTTTCTCATAGCAGCGTGCATAACTGGATCAAAACCAATCTTTTAGAGAAACTAGAGATTGATCATAAAATTTATGTGAAAACAAGCTCTTTTTTAGATTTTTGCCGCAACCATTTAGGGAAAAACAAGCTTAACAAATACGCTAACAAATCCTTAAAAGGTGCGCATAACCATCAAGAATTGATTTTAAAATACCTAAAAATATTAGAAAATAGCTCTGATTTAGAAAAGTTGGATTCTCATTATGAAGAAGAACTTTCTAACACCACCAGAAATTTAGAAGGCATTTACTACACCCCTAATAGGATAGTAGAGCAACTTTTCACTCTCCCTAAAGATTTTGATACCTCCCAAGCGATTTTTTGCGATCCGGCTGTGGGGAGTGGGAATTTTATCATGCATGCTTTAAAACTAGGTTTTAAGGTTGAAAATATCTATGGCTATGATACAGACGCTTTTGCTGTCGCTTTGACTAAAAAGCGTATTAAGGAGCGTTATCGTTTAGATTGCCCTAATATTATGCAAAAAGATTTTTTAAATTTAAAACACACCCCACAATTTGATTGCATTTTCACCAACCCGCCATGGGGTAAGAAATACAACCAAAACCAAAAAGAAAATTTCAAACAGAAATTCAACCTCTCTCAAAGCCTAGATAGCGCGTCGCTCTTTTTTGTAGCGAGTTTGAATTGCTTAAAAGAAAACGCTCATTTGGGGCTATTATTGCCTGAAAGTTGTTTGAATATTGATGCGTTTAAAAAAATGCGAGAAATGGCTTTAAAGTTTCAAATTAGAAGCCTGATTGATTTTGACAAACCCTTTAAAAATCTAATGACTAAGGCTGTGGGTTTGGTGCTTAAAAAAACCCCTAACAAGGATCAAAAAATCTCATGTTTTTATCAAAATAGCAAGTTCAAACGCTCGTCCTCTTCTTTTTTTAACAACCCTAAAAAGATTTTTAATATCCATTGCTCTAGCAAAGAAAATAAAATTTTAGACCACCTTTTTTCCATTCCCCATATCACTTTAAAAAATAACGCTCATTTTGCTTTAGGGATTGTTACAGGCAACAATAAAGAAAAATTACGCTCCAAGCAAGAAAAAAATACCATTCCCATTTTTAGGGGTTCAGATATTTTAAAAGACGGATTAAAAGCCCCTAGCCAATTCATTAACGCTGATTTAAAAGACTGCCAGCAAGTCGCTCCCTTAAGCCTTTATCAGGCTAGAGAAAAAATCGTGTATAAATTCATTTCTTCAAAGCTTGTCTTTTTTTATGACAATGAGCAACGCCTTTTTTTAAACAGCGCGAACATGTTTGTTTTAAAAGAAAATTTTCCTATCAGCGCTAATGCGCTAAAGGAATTATTAAACAGCGATTTAATGCAATTTATTTTTGAATCGCTTTTTAAAACGCATAAAATTTTAAGAAAAGATTTGGAATGTTTGCCCCTATTTGCGCAATTTATAAACAATAGTTTTGATGAAAAATTTTATTTGAAAAATTTAGGGATAGAAAAAAAAGACTCTAAACATTTCACCATCAGGAAAAACCATGCATGTTGCTTGTCTTTTGGCTTTAGGGGATAA
- a CDS encoding glycosyltransferase family 9 protein, producing the protein MHVACLLALGDNLITLSLLKEIAFKQQQPLKILGTRLTLKIAKLLECEKHFEIIPVFENIPAFYDLKKQGVFWAMKDFLWLLKAIKKHKIKHLILEKQDFRSALLSKFVSITTPNKEIKNVYQNRQELFSQIYGHVFDNPLYPTNLKNPKKILINPFTRENDRNISLEHLKIVLKLLKPFCVTLLDFEERYAFLKDEVAHYRAKTSLEEVKNLILESDLYIGGDSFLIHLAYYLKKNYFIFFYRDNDDFMPPKNENFLKAHKSHSIEQDLAKKFRHLGLL; encoded by the coding sequence ATGCATGTTGCTTGTCTTTTGGCTTTAGGGGATAATCTCATCACGCTTAGCCTTTTAAAAGAAATCGCTTTCAAACAGCAACAGCCCCTTAAAATCCTAGGCACTCGTTTGACTTTAAAAATCGCCAAGCTTTTAGAATGCGAAAAACATTTTGAAATCATTCCTGTTTTTGAAAATATCCCTGCTTTTTATGACCTTAAAAAACAAGGCGTTTTTTGGGCGATGAAGGATTTTTTATGGTTGTTGAAAGCAATTAAAAAGCACAAAATCAAACATTTGATTTTAGAAAAACAAGATTTTAGAAGCGCTCTTTTATCCAAATTTGTTTCCATAACCACTCCAAATAAAGAAATTAAAAATGTTTATCAAAACCGCCAGGAGTTGTTTTCTCAAATTTATGGGCATGTTTTTGATAACCCTTTATATCCCACGAATTTAAAAAACCCCAAAAAGATTTTGATCAACCCTTTCACAAGAGAAAATGATAGGAATATTTCTTTAGAGCATTTAAAAATCGTTTTAAAACTTTTAAAACCCTTTTGTGTTACGCTTTTAGATTTTGAAGAACGATACGCTTTTTTAAAAGATGAAGTCGCTCACTATCGCGCTAAAACCAGTTTAGAAGAAGTTAAAAACCTGATTTTAGAAAGCGATTTGTATATAGGGGGGGATTCGTTTTTAATCCATTTGGCTTACTATTTAAAGAAAAATTATTTTATCTTTTTTTATAGAGATAATGACGATTTCATGCCGCCTAAGAATGAAAATTTTCTAAAAGCCCATAAAAGCCATTCCATAGAACAGGATTTAGCCAAAAAATTCCGCCATTTGGGGCTATTATAA
- the typA gene encoding translational GTPase TypA translates to MKNIRNIAVIAHVDHGKTTLVDGLLSQSGTFSEREKVDERVMDSNDLERERGITILSKNTAIYYKDTKINIIDTPGHADFGGEVERVLKMVDGVLLLVDAQEGVMPQTKFVVKKALSFGICPIVVVNKIDKPAAEPDRVVDEVFDLFVAMGASDKQLDFPVVYAAARDGYAMKSLDDEKKNLEPLFETILEHVPSPSGSVDEPLQMQIFTLDYDNYVGKIGIARVFNGSVKKNESVLLMKSDGSKENGRITKLIGFLGLARTEIENAYAGDIVAIAGFNAMDVGDSVVDPNNPMPLDPMHLEEPTMSVYFAVNDSPLAGLEGKHVTANKLKDRLLKEMQTNIAMKCEEMGEGKFKVSGRGELQITILAENLRREGFEFSISRPEVIIKEENGVKCEPFEHLVIDTPQDFSGAIIERLGKRKAEMKAMNPMSDGYTRLEFEIPARGLIGYRSEFLTDTKGEGVMNHSFLEFRPFSGSVESRKNGALISMENGEATAFSLFNIQERGTLFINPQTKVYVGMVIGEHSRDNDLDVNPIKSKHLTNMRASGSDDAIKLTPPRTMVLERALEWIEEDEILEVTPLNLRIRKKILDPNMRKRAKK, encoded by the coding sequence ATGAAAAATATTAGAAATATCGCTGTAATCGCGCATGTTGATCATGGGAAAACCACTTTAGTGGATGGCTTACTTTCTCAATCTGGCACATTTAGTGAGAGAGAAAAAGTGGATGAAAGGGTGATGGATAGCAACGATTTAGAAAGAGAAAGAGGGATCACTATCCTGTCTAAAAACACCGCTATTTATTACAAAGACACTAAAATCAATATCATTGACACTCCCGGGCATGCTGATTTTGGGGGCGAAGTGGAGCGCGTTTTAAAAATGGTGGATGGAGTGTTGCTTTTAGTGGACGCTCAAGAAGGGGTCATGCCTCAAACTAAGTTCGTGGTTAAAAAAGCTTTGAGTTTTGGGATTTGCCCTATTGTGGTGGTGAATAAAATTGATAAGCCCGCCGCTGAACCGGACAGAGTGGTGGATGAAGTTTTTGACTTGTTCGTAGCGATGGGGGCTAGCGATAAGCAATTGGATTTTCCTGTGGTGTATGCTGCTGCTAGAGATGGCTATGCGATGAAAAGTTTAGACGATGAAAAGAAAAATTTAGAGCCTTTATTTGAAACGATTTTAGAGCATGTGCCAAGCCCTAGCGGGAGCGTGGATGAGCCTTTGCAAATGCAAATTTTCACGCTTGATTATGACAATTATGTGGGCAAAATCGGTATCGCTAGAGTGTTTAATGGCTCGGTTAAAAAGAATGAAAGCGTGCTGTTGATGAAAAGCGATGGGAGTAAAGAAAACGGTCGTATCACTAAGCTTATAGGCTTTTTAGGGCTGGCTAGGACTGAGATTGAAAACGCTTATGCGGGCGATATTGTAGCGATTGCTGGGTTTAATGCGATGGATGTGGGCGATAGCGTCGTTGATCCCAATAACCCCATGCCTTTAGATCCCATGCATTTAGAAGAGCCTACGATGAGCGTGTATTTTGCTGTCAATGATTCGCCTTTAGCCGGGTTAGAAGGAAAGCATGTTACTGCTAATAAATTGAAAGACAGGCTCTTAAAAGAAATGCAAACCAATATCGCTATGAAATGCGAAGAAATGGGCGAAGGCAAGTTTAAAGTGAGCGGGCGTGGGGAATTGCAAATCACTATTTTAGCTGAAAATTTACGCCGTGAAGGGTTTGAGTTTAGCATTTCACGCCCTGAAGTCATCATTAAAGAAGAAAATGGCGTTAAATGCGAGCCTTTTGAGCATTTAGTGATTGACACGCCTCAAGATTTTAGCGGGGCTATCATTGAGAGATTAGGCAAAAGAAAAGCCGAGATGAAAGCGATGAATCCCATGAGCGACGGCTATACAAGATTAGAATTTGAAATTCCTGCAAGAGGGCTTATCGGCTATAGGAGCGAGTTTTTAACCGACACTAAGGGTGAAGGCGTGATGAATCACAGCTTTTTAGAATTCCGCCCTTTTAGCGGGAGCGTGGAATCGCGCAAAAATGGGGCGCTAATCAGCATGGAAAATGGCGAAGCGACCGCTTTTTCCCTTTTCAATATCCAAGAAAGAGGCACGCTTTTTATCAACCCCCAAACTAAGGTTTATGTGGGCATGGTCATTGGCGAGCACAGTAGGGATAATGATTTAGATGTCAATCCCATTAAATCCAAGCATTTAACCAACATGAGAGCGAGCGGGAGCGATGACGCGATCAAACTCACCCCGCCTAGGACTATGGTGTTAGAAAGAGCGCTAGAGTGGATTGAAGAAGATGAGATTTTAGAAGTTACCCCCTTGAATTTAAGGATTAGGAAAAAGATTTTAGACCCCAACATGAGGAAAAGGGCGAAAAAATAA
- a CDS encoding DNA adenine methylase: protein MHANLFNQNASKKDVFLHNLRSNNGRYKCYIKATLRYGGGKSLAVGLIVEYIPNGVRRIISPFIGGGSVEIACTTELGLEVLGFDIFDILVNFYQVLLKVKQALYNNLLSLEPTLETYSTIKQELKAHYKKEWSF from the coding sequence ATGCATGCCAATTTATTCAACCAAAACGCTAGTAAAAAAGATGTTTTTTTGCACAATTTACGCTCCAATAATGGGCGTTACAAATGCTACATAAAAGCCACTTTAAGATATGGTGGGGGCAAGTCTTTAGCTGTAGGGTTAATAGTGGAGTATATACCTAATGGTGTGCGTAGGATTATTAGCCCTTTTATAGGTGGGGGGAGCGTAGAAATTGCATGCACAACAGAGTTGGGTTTAGAAGTGTTGGGTTTTGATATTTTTGACATTTTAGTGAATTTTTATCAAGTGTTGCTCAAAGTCAAACAAGCTCTTTATAATAATTTGCTCTCTTTAGAACCTACACTAGAAACTTACAGCACCATTAAGCAAGAGTTAAAAGCCCATTATAAAAAAGAATGGAGTTTTTAA
- a CDS encoding helicase → MEKKEQIAQMSRAELEQEFRKKFTAEANIEDSKREWSDRVMKNFHTKTLVYLLSLESREEQEEFIDLATNRQFQKNPIESEIDYMNMYLEEMEYQQEQIAMEHQLKQAVQQAEWKMEQEAKKRGIIPMMREEYHAHRNPHLINKIAPEIWGFLSLENSQDRLDAYAFLIMDRWAHYFPQTMKTKDHRTIMSLIKAVIEQTKMETEALDRMGAQIKRAQGVSDMELLQEAQINQYHHLLKSHYIMQDSAHQMDLETLKKTGIKREDFYQI, encoded by the coding sequence ATGGAAAAGAAAGAACAAATCGCGCAGATGAGCCGAGCAGAGCTAGAGCAGGAATTCCGCAAGAAATTCACCGCAGAAGCGAACATAGAAGACAGCAAGAGGGAGTGGAGCGATCGAGTGATGAAGAACTTTCACACCAAAACTCTAGTTTATTTATTGAGCCTAGAGAGCAGGGAGGAACAAGAGGAGTTTATAGATCTAGCGACCAACAGGCAGTTTCAGAAAAACCCCATAGAGAGCGAGATAGACTACATGAACATGTATTTAGAGGAGATGGAGTATCAGCAAGAGCAGATAGCAATGGAGCATCAACTCAAGCAAGCAGTCCAGCAAGCCGAATGGAAAATGGAGCAAGAAGCGAAGAAAAGGGGGATAATCCCCATGATGAGAGAGGAGTATCACGCCCACCGCAATCCCCATCTCATCAACAAAATAGCTCCAGAGATTTGGGGCTTTCTCTCTCTAGAGAACAGCCAGGACAGACTGGACGCTTACGCTTTTTTGATCATGGACAGATGGGCTCATTATTTCCCACAGACCATGAAAACCAAAGATCACAGAACGATAATGAGCTTGATAAAAGCAGTGATAGAGCAAACGAAAATGGAGACAGAAGCCCTAGACAGAATGGGAGCGCAAATCAAAAGGGCGCAAGGGGTGAGCGATATGGAATTGCTCCAGGAAGCTCAAATCAATCAGTATCACCACCTGCTCAAATCCCATTACATCATGCAGGACTCAGCGCACCAAATGGACTTAGAGACCTTGAAGAAAACAGGGATCAAGAGGGAAGACTTCTATCAAATTTAG